The Candidatus Zixiibacteriota bacterium genome includes a window with the following:
- a CDS encoding von Willebrand factor type A domain-containing protein → MRPRKVLTVLTLMFLTTAVAMIIQAADTGQIKGKITDKDTGDPIIGASVLVLGTKYGAMTGIDGTYLIKRVPPGIHTLRISNLDHNTLEISDIRIVADSAIEVNAVLEKKIGDIGKTIKVVCDQDMIDKFQVSNQVVITADAIKIQPVTSVDELLETSGKVEENKKDKETFIRGGRAGEVTNGVAVPVGDPLGGINYSAVASPQCAPSPQPYPPAHGGNAIVNGKPFDAMFFENYGVNPFVDTEDDHLSTFAIDVDDASYVLARSYLERGALPDKDAVRTEEFVNHFDYNYDSPEEEAFSVNIEGAPSRFGQNCSLVKIGIKGREVRPENRKPANLVFVVDISGSMAREDRLGLVRKALRLLVDELTYEDKVGIVVYGSNGMEWLPPTSLHERNLIINAIEMMHSGGSTNAEEGIRLGYNMADRMFRQGYINRVILCSDGVANVGQTGPDDILKMIKMYADKGITLTTVGFGMGNYNDVLMEKLGNKGNGFYAYVDNLQEARGIFVDNLTGTLQVIARDVKIQVDFDPRAVRSYRLLGYENRDVADNKFRDDKEDGGEIGSGHEVTALYEVKLQHAERPVDRIGTVYVRYKDPDSDRVTEVAKAVNTGGFASTFSRASDDLKLAAAAAEFAEILRKSYWAKESSLADVMDVVKGIAVESESSEVIELMSLINKAQQFDEQLTQR, encoded by the coding sequence ATGCGTCCCCGTAAAGTTCTCACCGTCCTCACCCTCATGTTTCTCACGACAGCCGTCGCCATGATTATCCAGGCCGCCGATACCGGACAGATCAAGGGTAAAATAACCGACAAAGATACCGGCGATCCGATTATCGGTGCTTCCGTTCTAGTGCTCGGTACGAAGTATGGCGCCATGACCGGGATAGATGGAACTTATCTGATTAAACGTGTCCCCCCGGGCATTCACACCTTGCGGATTTCCAACCTGGATCATAATACCCTTGAAATCTCGGATATAAGAATTGTGGCTGATTCCGCTATCGAGGTCAATGCCGTTTTGGAGAAGAAGATCGGCGATATCGGCAAGACGATCAAGGTGGTCTGCGATCAGGACATGATTGACAAATTTCAGGTTTCCAATCAAGTCGTGATTACCGCGGACGCCATCAAGATACAGCCGGTGACTTCGGTCGATGAACTGCTGGAGACATCCGGGAAGGTGGAGGAGAATAAGAAAGACAAGGAAACATTCATTCGTGGCGGCCGCGCCGGTGAGGTGACTAACGGAGTAGCCGTGCCCGTCGGTGATCCTCTTGGAGGAATCAACTATAGTGCTGTCGCAAGTCCGCAATGTGCCCCTTCACCGCAGCCCTATCCGCCGGCCCACGGCGGCAACGCGATCGTCAACGGCAAGCCGTTCGATGCCATGTTCTTCGAGAACTACGGCGTAAATCCGTTCGTCGACACCGAGGACGACCACCTTTCGACTTTCGCTATCGACGTCGATGATGCCTCTTATGTCCTCGCCCGCTCCTATCTCGAACGCGGGGCGCTGCCGGACAAGGATGCCGTGCGCACCGAAGAGTTCGTCAATCATTTCGATTACAACTACGATTCTCCGGAAGAAGAAGCTTTCTCGGTCAATATCGAAGGCGCTCCCAGCCGTTTCGGGCAGAATTGCAGCCTGGTGAAGATCGGCATCAAAGGGCGAGAGGTCCGTCCGGAAAACCGCAAGCCGGCTAATCTCGTGTTCGTGGTCGATATCTCCGGCTCGATGGCTCGGGAAGACCGTCTCGGTCTTGTTCGTAAGGCGCTGCGTTTGCTGGTCGATGAACTCACTTACGAGGATAAGGTCGGGATCGTGGTTTATGGTTCGAATGGTATGGAATGGCTGCCGCCGACTTCGCTTCATGAAAGAAATCTGATCATTAACGCCATTGAGATGATGCACAGCGGCGGCTCCACCAACGCCGAAGAGGGAATTCGGCTCGGTTATAATATGGCCGACCGTATGTTCCGGCAGGGGTATATCAACCGTGTGATCCTCTGCTCCGACGGCGTGGCCAATGTCGGCCAGACCGGCCCGGACGATATTTTGAAGATGATTAAAATGTACGCCGACAAAGGTATTACTCTCACCACGGTCGGATTCGGCATGGGCAACTACAACGACGTTCTCATGGAGAAGCTCGGCAACAAAGGGAACGGTTTTTACGCCTACGTGGATAATCTCCAGGAAGCTCGCGGCATTTTCGTCGACAACCTGACCGGGACGCTGCAGGTGATCGCCCGCGACGTGAAGATTCAGGTCGATTTCGATCCGCGGGCGGTGCGTTCTTATCGCCTGCTCGGGTATGAGAATCGCGACGTAGCCGACAACAAATTCCGTGACGACAAGGAGGACGGCGGTGAAATCGGCAGCGGGCACGAGGTCACGGCGCTGTACGAGGTGAAGCTCCAGCATGCGGAGCGGCCGGTCGACCGCATCGGTACCGTCTACGTGCGCTACAAGGACCCGGATTCCGACAGGGTGACCGAAGTGGCAAAGGCCGTTAACACCGGCGGGTTCGCTTCAACGTTCAGCCGAGCCTCGGATGATCTCAAGCTGGCGGCGGCGGCGGCGGAGTTCGCCGAGATCCTGCGCAAGTCCTACTGGGCTAAGGAATCGAGTTTGGCGGATGTTATGGACGTGGTCAAGGGGATCGCGGTCGAGAGCGAGTCGAGCGAGGTGATCGAGCTGATGTCTCTGATCAACAAAGCTCAGCAGTTCGATGAGCAGTTGACGCAGCGGTAA
- a CDS encoding aminotransferase class V-fold PLP-dependent enzyme, translated as MEDLIYLDNAATSWPKPAKVYEFMVEFYRSCGVNPGRSGFDKAIEAGNILEDLRGRLTRFFGGDEATPERCCFGYNATDALNLIIQGSLTTGDHVVATNVEHNSVIRPINHLVRDRGVEATFVPFNSDGFVEPDEIKKAIRPNTKLVIVNHGSNVIGTIQPVAEIGYICRELGVRFAVDASQTAGVVPINMREMNIDVLAFTGHKSLLGCTGIGGVVVRNGVELRHTRAGGTGVRSAYPYHLDEYPYRLEYGTPNMVGVASLWAAQDWINEYGGTERIFAEEHRLASKLVRELKEVEGVTVYCCDSMDNHLSTVTINVDGLEAGDVGIMLDVDFNIATRTGLHCAPLVHQQLGTMKIHGGTRFSIGAFNTEEHIDHAVEAVTEIAKRAKEMKNVGSASK; from the coding sequence GTGGAAGACCTGATCTATCTGGACAACGCGGCGACCTCCTGGCCCAAACCTGCCAAAGTCTACGAGTTCATGGTGGAATTCTACCGGTCATGCGGTGTGAATCCCGGACGGAGCGGCTTTGACAAGGCAATCGAGGCCGGGAACATTTTGGAGGATCTGAGGGGACGGCTCACGCGCTTTTTCGGCGGTGATGAAGCCACCCCCGAAAGATGTTGTTTTGGTTACAACGCTACCGATGCCCTCAACCTGATCATTCAGGGATCCCTCACAACCGGTGACCATGTCGTGGCCACCAATGTCGAACATAATTCCGTAATCAGACCGATCAATCATCTTGTCCGCGACCGCGGTGTCGAAGCGACTTTCGTTCCGTTCAACAGTGATGGCTTTGTCGAACCGGATGAGATCAAGAAAGCTATTCGACCCAACACGAAACTGGTTATCGTTAATCACGGCTCTAATGTGATCGGGACGATTCAACCGGTTGCTGAGATCGGTTATATCTGCAGGGAGCTTGGTGTACGGTTTGCCGTTGACGCTTCCCAGACAGCCGGGGTAGTACCGATCAACATGCGTGAGATGAACATCGATGTACTGGCGTTCACCGGGCACAAGTCGTTGCTGGGTTGTACCGGCATCGGCGGTGTAGTGGTGCGCAACGGTGTCGAGTTGCGTCATACTCGCGCCGGGGGCACCGGAGTACGCAGTGCATATCCGTACCATCTCGATGAATATCCTTATCGGCTCGAATACGGCACGCCCAACATGGTCGGCGTTGCCTCGCTCTGGGCCGCCCAGGATTGGATCAATGAATACGGCGGCACCGAGAGAATTTTCGCAGAAGAACATCGTCTCGCCTCTAAACTTGTCCGTGAGTTGAAGGAAGTTGAGGGAGTTACGGTTTATTGCTGTGACAGTATGGATAACCATCTGTCTACCGTTACGATCAATGTCGACGGTCTCGAGGCCGGTGATGTCGGCATCATGCTCGACGTAGATTTCAATATCGCCACCCGTACCGGTTTGCATTGTGCGCCATTGGTGCATCAGCAACTCGGCACCATGAAAATCCACGGCGGAACACGTTTCTCAATAGGAGCTTTTAACACTGAGGAACATATCGATCATGCAGTGGAGGCGGTGACGGAAATCGCCAAGCGTGCAAAAGAAATGAAAAATGTAGGGAGCGCCTCGAAATAG
- a CDS encoding DUF2089 domain-containing protein, producing MNKDWRELTKLTDGQKLIVERIRMESSGISIEGSFELPELAALSAEDQVFVAAFVKSHGSIKQMEKYFGVSYPTVKNRLNRIGEMLTFVQIESDPDEPVLIDKIPDLNRETKESILEDLEDGEIDFDEAMRRLNDKR from the coding sequence ATGAACAAAGACTGGCGAGAGCTAACAAAACTTACCGATGGACAGAAGCTCATCGTGGAACGCATACGAATGGAGAGCTCCGGTATCTCCATTGAGGGCTCGTTTGAACTTCCCGAGCTGGCGGCGCTCTCGGCCGAGGACCAGGTGTTCGTGGCGGCATTTGTCAAGAGTCACGGATCGATCAAGCAAATGGAGAAGTATTTCGGGGTGAGTTACCCGACCGTCAAAAACCGGCTTAACCGAATCGGCGAAATGCTGACTTTCGTCCAGATCGAGTCGGATCCCGATGAGCCGGTTCTTATAGATAAAATACCGGACCTGAACCGGGAGACCAAAGAGTCGATTCTGGAGGATCTGGAGGACGGTGAAATAGATTTCGACGAGGCAATGAGAAGACTTAATGATAAGAGGTGA
- a CDS encoding thrombospondin type 3 repeat-containing protein: MMRPRLINTTGLLIGLLLLLAAVAGATTVSGEKAVIKTRSFSLPAQVGEMPLTAMKTGAEPTDKIYTSTLQGGDDIASATTIPGFPFVDTGTTVGYTDDYQEICPPQNTASTAADVVYSYTPTEDLVVDFITCESEYMTYIWIYQDDETTLWDCNQFDNNCSLPRSALYDVTIPAGHTYYFVIDGRAEQEGTYVVEMDAREPVITLNEHPALGDGGNDNLVLAFSYTGQDDTALYWQGSDDDGGSFSSAVYLSGLWDYPTIKYWGEDTMFYGTHLEIGSGNTNLVHVKNPIDPSGSYDFSYWNWTQYGVDDQRMVDIGVNNNYPLVHFPDSGRFGVISMVNSYAPGGITDGPMLFYPKDTTAGPGWATLSFIDSIGDYSTNGCATTKTDIDPQTGRSYSLYDWYHPADTSWNLLIWQFPFYNSADPDGIEGMWSYSAGDPGENLVNPAVAAYNGNVLILAEYYSTTSGVESDHDIICLHASDSSVAGLVSSDVIVTDGDERYPEIAHVFGNTFIAVFWRGDSLFSVTTEDAGVTWEEPTPVVGPNVDLFPQEYYVVGEYRSFDLVDKGRKLIWSYQQYKDPDSTILINWMDLAAPVPDADDDGVPDEIDNCPTIANPGQEDLDLDNVGDVCDNCPSHSNLDQTNSDGDSYGDACDNCITVDNEDQADYNSDGIGDACCCITRGDINDDGGTLITIEDLIYLVSYMFQGGPAPMCAEAADINNDGNPLYTIEDLVYLVAYMFQGGTAPDACVY, encoded by the coding sequence ATGATGAGACCCAGACTTATCAATACCACCGGCCTTTTGATAGGACTGCTCTTGCTGCTTGCGGCTGTTGCCGGAGCAACGACCGTATCCGGTGAGAAGGCCGTAATAAAAACCAGGAGCTTCAGTCTTCCGGCTCAAGTCGGTGAGATGCCGCTGACAGCTATGAAAACCGGCGCTGAACCCACCGACAAAATTTACACTTCAACTCTTCAGGGAGGCGACGACATTGCCTCCGCCACCACCATCCCCGGTTTCCCGTTCGTCGACACCGGCACGACGGTCGGGTATACCGACGACTATCAGGAAATCTGTCCGCCCCAGAACACAGCCAGCACGGCAGCCGATGTCGTCTATTCCTACACGCCGACCGAGGACCTGGTGGTTGATTTTATCACCTGTGAGTCCGAATACATGACCTACATCTGGATCTACCAGGATGACGAGACTACGCTCTGGGACTGCAACCAGTTCGACAACAATTGCTCACTACCACGCTCAGCTCTCTACGACGTAACCATTCCGGCCGGTCACACCTATTATTTCGTGATCGACGGTCGCGCTGAACAGGAAGGAACTTATGTAGTCGAGATGGACGCCCGCGAACCGGTCATTACGCTGAACGAACATCCGGCTCTGGGCGACGGCGGCAACGATAATCTCGTGCTGGCGTTCTCCTATACCGGGCAGGACGACACCGCCCTCTACTGGCAGGGCTCCGACGACGACGGCGGCAGCTTTTCCAGCGCCGTGTACTTGAGCGGTTTATGGGATTATCCCACCATCAAGTACTGGGGGGAGGATACGATGTTCTACGGCACTCATCTCGAAATCGGTTCCGGCAACACCAATCTTGTTCATGTCAAGAATCCAATCGATCCGAGCGGCTCTTACGATTTCAGTTACTGGAACTGGACTCAATACGGTGTCGACGATCAACGCATGGTCGATATCGGAGTAAACAACAATTATCCGCTGGTGCATTTCCCCGACTCCGGCCGTTTCGGCGTGATCTCTATGGTCAACAGCTATGCCCCGGGAGGAATCACCGACGGCCCGATGCTTTTCTACCCCAAGGACACCACAGCCGGTCCCGGTTGGGCAACGTTGAGTTTCATCGATTCGATCGGAGATTATTCCACCAATGGCTGCGCCACCACTAAAACCGACATCGATCCGCAGACCGGCCGTTCCTATTCTCTCTACGACTGGTATCATCCTGCCGACACCTCCTGGAATCTCCTGATCTGGCAATTCCCGTTCTACAACTCGGCCGATCCCGACGGGATTGAGGGAATGTGGTCATACAGCGCGGGCGATCCGGGTGAAAATCTGGTCAATCCGGCGGTGGCCGCCTATAACGGAAACGTACTCATTCTGGCCGAATACTACAGCACCACTTCCGGCGTCGAATCCGACCATGACATTATCTGCCTGCACGCCTCCGACAGCAGCGTGGCCGGTCTGGTCTCATCGGATGTAATTGTCACCGACGGTGATGAACGTTACCCTGAGATAGCTCATGTCTTCGGTAACACTTTCATTGCCGTTTTCTGGCGCGGTGACTCCTTGTTCTCGGTAACGACCGAAGATGCGGGTGTTACCTGGGAAGAACCGACGCCGGTCGTGGGGCCCAATGTCGACCTGTTTCCACAGGAATATTATGTTGTCGGTGAATACCGCAGCTTCGATCTGGTCGACAAAGGCCGCAAGCTGATCTGGTCCTATCAGCAGTACAAAGACCCCGACAGTACTATCCTGATCAACTGGATGGACCTCGCGGCGCCGGTTCCGGACGCCGACGACGATGGAGTACCGGACGAAATCGACAACTGTCCGACCATTGCCAACCCGGGACAGGAAGACCTCGATCTGGACAATGTCGGTGATGTCTGTGACAACTGCCCGTCTCACTCCAATCTCGATCAGACCAACTCCGACGGCGACTCGTACGGCGATGCCTGCGATAACTGCATTACCGTCGACAACGAGGACCAGGCCGACTACAACAGCGACGGCATCGGCGATGCCTGCTGCTGTATCACCCGTGGTGACATCAACGATGACGGCGGCACTCTGATTACGATCGAAGACCTGATCTACCTGGTCTCCTACATGTTCCAGGGTGGTCCGGCTCCGATGTGCGCCGAGGCGGCTGATATCAACAACGACGGCAATCCCCTGTACACCATCGAGGACCTTGTTTACCTCGTGGCTTATATGTTCCAGGGCGGCACGGCTCCTGACGCCTGTGTCTATTAG
- a CDS encoding porin, with amino-acid sequence MNKNVLMIIIALAALLSIAGQSTAAVGPFRITGADSSYLEFHLATQVQLKYIADDLRGDDGYDDRFTMELRRVRPAIAVGLPKKHLTFRLQLSTVSGSLELLDLYSDYSYRKNLRFRIGQFKTPFTRYRLQSFQSLTFVDWSVLTRWFGAERQRGLAIHNGFTKPAPFSYVVMFGSGVNARASHAIGTSLVYDLPRTNPSDLTESAAGPEFHPELFVHLAHHHGNINVGSDTDASRTGLRYMTAVSFAWDMDPDPYYDCRLRLAPELLVKYSGWALSAIGYGATGEIYEGNDHDPILYGGLLQAAYRIDQRWELAARFAAADASDNFYRGAVNKALADDEERTILRSQRQATIGLNVYIDEHICKLQTDFGWLRNYDSEGSTDDYEIRSQLQLTF; translated from the coding sequence ATGAACAAAAATGTGCTAATGATCATTATCGCTCTAGCCGCGCTGTTGTCAATTGCCGGGCAAAGTACGGCAGCGGTTGGACCGTTCCGGATCACCGGAGCCGACTCGAGCTACCTGGAGTTCCATCTGGCCACCCAGGTACAGTTGAAGTATATCGCGGACGATCTTCGCGGCGACGACGGTTATGATGACCGCTTCACTATGGAATTACGCCGGGTGCGTCCTGCGATTGCAGTCGGATTGCCCAAAAAACATCTCACTTTCCGGTTACAGTTGAGCACCGTATCCGGATCATTGGAGTTGCTTGATCTGTACAGTGACTACAGTTACCGCAAGAACCTTCGTTTTCGTATCGGCCAATTCAAAACTCCATTCACGCGTTATCGCCTGCAGTCGTTTCAAAGTCTGACATTCGTCGACTGGTCGGTGTTAACACGCTGGTTCGGCGCCGAACGACAGCGCGGTCTCGCTATTCATAACGGCTTCACCAAACCGGCCCCGTTCTCTTACGTGGTGATGTTCGGCTCCGGCGTCAACGCCCGCGCCAGTCATGCCATCGGAACATCGCTGGTATATGACCTGCCTCGTACCAATCCCTCCGACCTTACCGAATCGGCCGCCGGCCCGGAGTTCCATCCGGAACTGTTCGTTCACCTGGCCCATCATCACGGCAACATCAATGTAGGATCCGACACCGATGCTTCTCGGACCGGATTGCGTTACATGACCGCGGTCAGCTTTGCCTGGGATATGGACCCCGATCCCTACTACGATTGCCGTCTTCGACTGGCGCCCGAACTGCTGGTTAAATACTCCGGTTGGGCGTTGTCGGCAATCGGCTATGGCGCAACCGGTGAGATCTATGAGGGCAACGACCATGATCCGATTCTTTACGGCGGTCTGCTTCAGGCGGCGTATCGGATCGATCAACGCTGGGAGTTGGCGGCCCGATTCGCGGCGGCCGATGCCTCTGATAATTTTTACCGCGGCGCTGTGAACAAGGCCCTGGCCGATGACGAAGAACGCACTATCCTGCGCAGTCAGCGCCAGGCTACTATCGGTCTGAACGTTTACATCGACGAACACATCTGCAAGCTCCAGACCGATTTCGGCTGGCTTCGTAATTACGATTCCGAAGGCTCCACCGACGATTATGAAATTCGTAGTCAACTGCAGTTGACCTTCTGA
- a CDS encoding ethylbenzene dehydrogenase-related protein, translating into MRDPAFYRYRLGVRLAHAATVLLLGPLYLTGIRLGSIMGEQPTLEPGSLFDRLAPTGDIFAWHAAFGYILTAVGIFYFAHLLLTDQLRRLTNIFTHLRYKLGKKLFYLTMLFLGATAVLSGITLQLGLFSAPDGFVLMHWLHRYSAGILLLMTIAHIVETIANKESRVNSIFFDPVFPGFVQTRALVLSGILGLTILVGLFMIPSTYSRLTLKNIPGIVEIDGIVNEPQWAEADSVTIGLIGGANFESSASMATVKAFVDHANLYLLLTYSDPDYSSNRHLIKTDTGWIVQKSAYLNLFDESIYWEDQVALSLSRDAGGCAATCHIGNKGAYGNHDAVDDTLDLWVWQAVGTNPVAQADDRFMAMATDSNSNGIFVDNPAAGSTHSNLNEDWRQPYLLDLTTNKHSWLRVDSYNAVPYFSGGDSLPVGAIQPAVLVGELHGDRGDIRAFGRWHDNIWTIEMRRRLRTGSPHDLEINDPIRLNVALFDNARKKHAFHLQAIRLDLEQ; encoded by the coding sequence ATGCGTGATCCTGCATTTTACCGGTATCGTTTGGGCGTACGTCTGGCTCATGCCGCGACTGTGCTGCTTCTCGGTCCGCTCTATCTGACGGGTATCCGACTCGGTTCGATTATGGGCGAACAGCCGACGCTCGAACCGGGATCGTTGTTCGACCGGCTGGCGCCGACCGGGGACATATTCGCCTGGCATGCCGCGTTCGGGTATATTCTGACGGCGGTTGGAATTTTCTACTTCGCGCATTTGCTGCTGACCGATCAACTTCGACGATTGACGAATATCTTCACCCATCTCCGCTATAAACTCGGCAAGAAGCTATTTTATCTGACCATGCTGTTTCTTGGGGCAACCGCCGTACTCAGCGGGATTACGCTGCAATTAGGATTGTTCAGCGCTCCGGATGGTTTTGTCCTGATGCACTGGCTGCACCGATACAGTGCCGGGATTCTCCTGCTGATGACAATAGCGCACATTGTCGAGACGATCGCCAACAAAGAGTCGCGGGTGAACTCGATCTTTTTCGATCCGGTATTTCCCGGATTCGTGCAAACGCGGGCCTTGGTTTTATCCGGGATTCTGGGCTTGACTATCCTGGTCGGTCTGTTCATGATCCCGTCGACATACAGTCGACTGACCCTCAAAAACATACCGGGTATAGTTGAGATCGATGGAATCGTCAATGAGCCGCAATGGGCTGAGGCCGACTCGGTGACGATCGGATTGATCGGGGGCGCCAATTTTGAGTCTTCGGCCTCAATGGCGACGGTTAAGGCGTTTGTCGACCATGCCAACCTGTATCTGTTGCTGACCTACAGCGATCCGGACTATTCCTCGAATCGTCACCTGATCAAGACCGACACCGGCTGGATCGTTCAAAAAAGTGCCTATCTGAACCTTTTCGATGAGTCGATCTATTGGGAAGATCAGGTTGCTTTGTCTTTATCGCGCGATGCGGGTGGTTGTGCCGCCACGTGTCACATCGGCAACAAGGGTGCATACGGCAATCATGATGCTGTCGATGACACCCTCGACCTGTGGGTCTGGCAGGCGGTCGGGACTAATCCGGTGGCGCAGGCGGACGATCGTTTCATGGCGATGGCAACGGATTCGAACAGCAACGGTATCTTCGTGGACAATCCTGCGGCCGGATCAACTCATTCCAACTTGAACGAAGATTGGCGGCAGCCATATTTACTCGATCTTACCACCAACAAACACAGTTGGCTGCGGGTAGATTCGTATAATGCCGTTCCTTATTTCTCCGGAGGCGACTCTTTGCCCGTTGGGGCAATCCAGCCGGCGGTCCTGGTAGGTGAATTGCACGGAGATCGCGGAGATATTCGAGCGTTCGGGCGCTGGCACGATAATATCTGGACGATCGAGATGCGGCGGCGGCTCCGGACCGGTTCGCCGCACGACCTTGAAATAAACGACCCGATCCGACTCAACGTAGCGTTGTTCGACAACGCCCGCAAGAAGCATGCCTTTCATCTTCAGGCTATCCGTCTGGATTTAGAACAATAA
- a CDS encoding thrombospondin type 3 repeat-containing protein — protein MRIERSVVLLAILALLISAIGVSAGTPPSGRATAQEIKDTPRTISVRAQDWDFSAPVPQNDIPDKFVTSTLQGGDDISTATVIPGFPFIDTGTTVGYTDDYQEVCPTQNATSTAADVVYQYTPAVDLVVDFITCESDYMTYIWIYQDDETTLWDCNQFDNTCSLPRSALYDVTIPAGHTYYFVIDGRESQEGTYVVEMDAREPVIPISISPAIASSGTDNLVLGFKYTGQDDTALYWQGSIDNGDTWGGAIYYSGVRLFGSVEYWGEDTLFYATEVLSGSGNTYRMFVSNPGDMSTVSGTYWNWSQYGLTDAKMADIACDNNYPYFYFPDESKFGVISMVNSYTPSSYVDIPMLLYPFDTTAGSGWATISWYDTLNGSQADGCQMTRADIDNETGRSYAVYDWYDPTDTVWKIFCRMDPFYNSQDPDSIEAGFLLSPGVENGDNVQHPAVDANGGNVLIVSEYWSTSTGTPSDFDLVCFHASDSGLGNLVTSTVIATEGDEMYPDVAWVYGETFIVAFTRGDSLFSIITEDGGATWGTEEVIAGPNVGTFGSDYFVHGALRSIDVSEFGNIVAWEYQTYKDPDSSIYLNYTTLTAPLPDADEDGIPDETDNCPTIANPGQEDLDLDNVGDVCDNCPSHSNLDQTNSDGDSYGDACDNCITVDNEDQADYNSDGIGDACCCITRGDINDDGGTLITIEDLIYLVSYMFQGGPAPMCAEAADINNDGNPLYTIEDLVYLVAYMFQGGPALDICTY, from the coding sequence ATGAGAATTGAGCGCTCAGTAGTTCTCTTGGCCATCCTGGCTTTGTTGATCTCCGCAATCGGAGTCAGCGCCGGCACTCCCCCCTCAGGTCGTGCCACCGCCCAGGAAATCAAAGACACGCCTCGGACCATTTCGGTTCGTGCTCAGGACTGGGATTTTAGCGCCCCGGTTCCGCAAAATGACATTCCTGACAAGTTCGTTACTTCCACCCTTCAGGGTGGTGACGACATCTCAACAGCTACGGTGATTCCGGGCTTTCCGTTCATCGATACCGGCACGACAGTCGGTTATACCGATGATTATCAGGAAGTTTGCCCGACTCAGAACGCTACCAGCACCGCCGCCGATGTCGTTTATCAGTACACTCCGGCCGTTGATCTGGTGGTCGATTTCATTACCTGTGAATCCGATTACATGACCTACATCTGGATCTACCAGGATGACGAGACGACGCTCTGGGACTGCAACCAGTTCGACAACACCTGCTCACTACCGCGCTCAGCTCTCTACGACGTAACCATTCCGGCCGGTCATACTTATTATTTCGTGATTGACGGCCGTGAATCTCAGGAAGGTACCTATGTAGTCGAGATGGATGCCCGTGAACCGGTCATCCCGATTAGTATCTCCCCGGCCATTGCCAGCAGCGGCACCGATAATCTCGTCCTCGGTTTCAAATACACCGGTCAGGACGACACCGCCCTTTACTGGCAGGGTTCGATCGACAACGGCGACACCTGGGGCGGCGCTATTTATTACTCCGGTGTACGTCTCTTCGGTTCCGTTGAATACTGGGGTGAGGACACTTTGTTCTACGCTACCGAAGTGCTGTCCGGTTCAGGTAATACCTACCGTATGTTCGTCTCGAATCCGGGCGACATGAGCACGGTTTCCGGTACTTATTGGAACTGGAGTCAGTATGGTTTGACCGACGCGAAAATGGCCGATATTGCCTGTGATAACAACTACCCTTATTTTTACTTCCCGGATGAAAGCAAGTTCGGGGTAATCTCCATGGTTAACAGCTACACCCCCAGTAGCTATGTCGACATCCCCATGTTGCTGTATCCATTCGACACTACTGCCGGTTCCGGCTGGGCTACCATCAGTTGGTATGACACGCTTAACGGAAGCCAGGCCGACGGCTGTCAAATGACCCGCGCCGACATCGACAATGAGACCGGTCGTTCCTACGCCGTGTACGACTGGTACGACCCGACCGACACCGTCTGGAAGATCTTCTGCCGTATGGACCCGTTCTATAACTCACAGGATCCCGACAGCATCGAGGCCGGCTTCCTGCTCAGCCCCGGTGTGGAGAACGGCGATAACGTTCAGCACCCGGCTGTTGACGCCAATGGTGGTAATGTTCTTATCGTCAGTGAATACTGGTCAACCAGCACCGGAACACCTTCCGACTTCGACCTGGTTTGTTTCCACGCCTCCGATTCGGGTCTTGGCAATCTGGTTACATCGACGGTCATAGCCACCGAGGGCGATGAAATGTATCCCGATGTTGCCTGGGTTTATGGTGAAACATTTATCGTAGCCTTCACTCGCGGTGACTCGTTGTTCTCGATCATAACCGAGGACGGCGGCGCTACCTGGGGTACCGAAGAAGTTATCGCCGGACCGAACGTAGGTACTTTCGGTTCTGATTACTTCGTGCATGGAGCACTTCGCAGTATCGATGTTTCCGAATTCGGTAATATAGTGGCCTGGGAATACCAGACCTATAAAGATCCGGACAGCTCCATCTATCTCAACTATACCACACTGACGGCTCCGCTGCCCGATGCTGATGAAGACGGTATTCCGGATGAAACCGACAACTGTCCGACCATTGCCAACCCGGGACAGGAAGACCTCGATCTGGACAATGTCGGTGATGTCTGTGACAACTGCCCGTCTCACTCCAATCTCGATCAGACCAACTCCGACGGCGACTCGTACGGCGATGCCTGCGATAACTGCATTACCGTCGACAACGAGGACCAGGCCGACTACAACAGCGACGGCATCGGCGATGCCTGCTGCTGTATCACCCGTGGTGACATCAACGATGACGGCGGCACTCTGATTACGATCGAAGACCTGATCTACCTGGTCTCCTACATGTTCCAGGGTGGTCCGGCTCCGATGTGCGCCGAGGCGGCTGATATCAACAACGACGGCAATCCCCTGTACACCATCGAGGACCTCGTTTACCTCGTGGCTTACATGTTCCAGGGCGGCCCCGCTTTGGACATCTGTACCTATTAA